One part of the Lotus japonicus ecotype B-129 chromosome 2, LjGifu_v1.2 genome encodes these proteins:
- the LOC130736221 gene encoding uncharacterized protein LOC130736221, translated as MAALARFLPRAGDKAAPFFTCLKKNSKFQWTEECEQAFSKLKESLATLPVLSKPTPGVPLMLYLAVTDRAVSTVLLQEEGKKQKIIYFVSHTLQGAELRYQKIEKAALAILKTARRLRPYFQSFSIRVKTDVPLRQVLQKPDLSGRLVSWSVEGSEYDIQYEPRGQVTIQSLIDFVAELTPTEGEKTQGEWILSVDGSSNNTESGAGITIESPDKMVIEQCLKFEFKASNNQSEYEALITGLRLAVELGVQKLFIKGDPQLVVKQVNGEYQVKDLQLSKYLEVVRRLMMEIGKIIIEHVPRSQNERADVLAKLASTGRLGNYQTVIQETLPRPSIDLLEVKLKSVKSVIEGEPSWMEPIKTFLKDPPKDNALNTKERRREASFYMLVDGELY; from the coding sequence ATGGCTGCTTTAGCACGTTTCTTGCCGAGGGCGGGAGACAAAGCGGCTCCGTTCTTCACTTGTTTGAAAAAGAATTCCAAGTTTCAATGGACAGAGGAATGTGAGCAAGCTTTTTCCAAGTTGAAAGAATCATTAGCAACGTTGCCGGTGCTATCCAAACCCACGCCAGGCGTtcctttgatgctctacctggCGGTCACGGATAGGGCCGTCAGCACGGTGTTGCTTCAGGAAGAAGGAAAGAAGCAGaagattatatattttgtgagtcataccCTGCAAGGTGCTGAATTGCGctaccagaaaattgagaaggcggccttggcaattctaaaaACTGCAAGACGCCTCAGGCCATATTTTCAAAGTTTCTCAATCagagttaaaactgatgttccttTAAGACAGGTACTCCAGAAGCCTGACTTGTCTGGGCGGTTAGTCAGCTGGTCAGTCGAGGGTTCTGAGTATGATATACAGTATGAGCCAAGGGGACAAGTTACAATCCAAAGCTTGATCgatttcgtggcggaattaacacccacggaaggcgagaaaACTCAAGGCGAGTGGATCCTGTCTGTTGATGGATCCTCAAACAACACCGAAAGTGGAGCTGGAATAACTATTGAAAGCCCGGATAAGATGGTCATTGAACAATgtttgaaattcgagttcaaggcaagCAACAACCAATCAGAGTACGAGGCTCTAATCACCGGACTAAGGCTAGCCGTTGAATTAGGCGTTcagaaattgttcatcaaaggcGACCCACAGCTGGTTGTTAAACAGGTAAATGGCGAGTATCAAGTCAAGGATCTGCAACTTTCAAAGTACCTGGAAGTGGTGCGTAGATTAATGATGGAGATAGGGAAGATCATAATAGAACACGTTCCAAGAAGTCAAAACGAAAGGGCTGATGTGCTAGCAAAGTTGGCTAGCACGGGGCGATTGGGCAATTAtcaaacagtcattcaggaaacTCTCCCTCGCCCCAGTATTGACTTGCTGGAAGTAAAGTTAAAGTCAGTGAAGTCAGTTATTGAAGGCGAACCTTCGTGGATGGAGCCAATCAAGACTTTCCTCAAAGATCCTCCTAAGGACAATGCCCTGAATACAAAAGAAAGGCGTAGGGAGGCTAGTTTTTATATGTTGGTAGATGGTGAACTATATTGA